In the Lepisosteus oculatus isolate fLepOcu1 chromosome 6, fLepOcu1.hap2, whole genome shotgun sequence genome, one interval contains:
- the c6h8orf82 gene encoding UPF0598 protein C8orf82 homolog isoform X1 — translation MLFPLWVRRLKRGVLFSAVRIAACSVRGNVTYTQGQSPEPRIREYFYYIDHQGQLFLDDTRVKNFITCFKDQHFLVFFFSRLCRNETGRYQDSFPFLSLCGRERNFVRCDDRPVVFTQILGAEEEERGGEVVSEAAELLSFCGGGKKLSVPFRPQCLFMQPKTGRLYHPSPERAGAVGLVRSALAIELSSCFEYAPGQAQTGQPTHFHWAGLRHRLTNELAVHFTLDPGAQPNE, via the exons ATGCTCTTTCCTTTGTGGGTACGTCGGTTGAAGAGGGGCGTCCTGTTTAGTGCCGTGCGGATAGCAGCCTGCAGCGTTCGGGGAAATGTCACTTACACTCAGGGTCAAAGCCCAGAGCCTCGCATTCGGGAATACTTCTACTATATCGACCACCAAGGCCAG CTCTTCTTAGATGACACCAGAGTGAAGAACTTCATCACTTGTTTCAAAG ATCAGCACTTCCTGGTTTTCTTCTTCAGCCGGCTGTGCCGGAATGAGACTGGGCGCTATCAGGACTCCTTCcccttcctgtctctctgtggccGCGAGCGAAATTTTGTGCGCTGTGACGACCGACCAGTCGTCTTCACGCAGATCCTGGGTGCTGAAGAAGAAGAGAGGGGTGGAGAAGTGGTCAGTGAGGCTGCAGAGCTCCTCTCTTTCTGCGGTGGGGGCAAGAAACTATCTGTTCCCTTCCGCCCCCAGTGTCTCTTTATGCAACCCAAGACTGGACGACTGTACCATCCCAGTCCCGAACGGGCAGGGGCTGTAGGACTGGTGCGCTCTGCTCTCGCCATTGAGCTCAGCTCCTGCTTTGAGTACGCTCCTGGTCAGGCCCAGACTGGCCAGCCCACTCATTTCCACTGGGCAGGCCTGCGTCACAGACTTACTAATGAGCTGGCCGTCCACTTCACACTCGATCCAGGAGCTCAGCCCAATGAATGA
- the c6h8orf82 gene encoding UPF0598 protein C8orf82 homolog isoform X2: protein MNLFLDDTRVKNFITCFKDQHFLVFFFSRLCRNETGRYQDSFPFLSLCGRERNFVRCDDRPVVFTQILGAEEEERGGEVVSEAAELLSFCGGGKKLSVPFRPQCLFMQPKTGRLYHPSPERAGAVGLVRSALAIELSSCFEYAPGQAQTGQPTHFHWAGLRHRLTNELAVHFTLDPGAQPNE from the exons CTCTTCTTAGATGACACCAGAGTGAAGAACTTCATCACTTGTTTCAAAG ATCAGCACTTCCTGGTTTTCTTCTTCAGCCGGCTGTGCCGGAATGAGACTGGGCGCTATCAGGACTCCTTCcccttcctgtctctctgtggccGCGAGCGAAATTTTGTGCGCTGTGACGACCGACCAGTCGTCTTCACGCAGATCCTGGGTGCTGAAGAAGAAGAGAGGGGTGGAGAAGTGGTCAGTGAGGCTGCAGAGCTCCTCTCTTTCTGCGGTGGGGGCAAGAAACTATCTGTTCCCTTCCGCCCCCAGTGTCTCTTTATGCAACCCAAGACTGGACGACTGTACCATCCCAGTCCCGAACGGGCAGGGGCTGTAGGACTGGTGCGCTCTGCTCTCGCCATTGAGCTCAGCTCCTGCTTTGAGTACGCTCCTGGTCAGGCCCAGACTGGCCAGCCCACTCATTTCCACTGGGCAGGCCTGCGTCACAGACTTACTAATGAGCTGGCCGTCCACTTCACACTCGATCCAGGAGCTCAGCCCAATGAATGA